The following proteins come from a genomic window of Haliaeetus albicilla chromosome 23, bHalAlb1.1, whole genome shotgun sequence:
- the DLG3 gene encoding disks large homolog 3 isoform X9, translated as MMNSSMSSGSGSLRTSEKRSLYVRALFDYDRTRDSCLPSQGLSFSYGDILHVINASDDEWWQARLVTPHGESEQIGVIPSKKRVEKKERARLKTVKFHARTGMIESNRSIKTKRKKSFRLSRKFPFYKSKENLAQESSGQEQGVTSNTSDSESSSKGQEDTILSYEPVTRQEIHYARPVIILGPTKDRINDDLISEFPHKFGSCVPHTTRPRRENEVDGQDYHFVVSREQMEKDIQDNKFIEAGQFNDNLYGTSIQSVRAVAERGKHCILDVSGNAIKRLQQAQLYPIAIFIKPKSIEALMEMNRRQTYEQANKVFDKAMKLEQEFGEYFTAIVQGDSLEEIYSKIKQIIEDQSGHYIWVPSPEKL; from the exons ATGATGAACAGCAGCATGagctccggctccggctccctCCGGACAAGCGAGAAGAGATCTCTCTATGTCCG agccCTGTTTGACTATGACCGGACCCGGGACAGTTGCTTGCCCAGCCAGGGGCTCAGCTTCTCCTATGGGGACATCCTACATGTTATCAACGCCTCCGACGATGAGTGGTGGCAAGCCAGGCTTGTCACACCCCACGGCGAGAGTGAGCAGATCGGGGTCATACCCAGCAAGAAAAG GGTGGAAAAGAAGGAGAGAGCGCGGTTGAAAACAGTGAAGTTCCACGCCAGGACTGGCATGATTGAGTCCAACAGG TCGATCAAAACGAAACGTAAAAAGAGTTTCCGCCTCTCTCGAAAGTTTCCATTTTACAAGAGCAAAGAGAACCTGGCCCAGGAGAGCAGCGGACAGGAAC AGGGCGTGACATCAAACACCAGTGACAGCGAGAGCAGTTCCA AAGGACAAGAGGACACCATCCTGTCGTATGAGCCGGTGACGCGGCAAGAAA TTCACTATGCGAGGCCAGTGATCATCCTGGGGCCAACGAAGGACCGAATTAATGACGACCTCATCTCCGAATTCCCACACAAGTTTGGTTCCTGCGTGCCCC ACACTACCAGGCCTCGGCGTGAGAACGAGGTGGACGGACAAGACTACCACTTCGTCGTATCCCGTGAACAGATGGAGAAAGACATCCAGGACAACAAGTTCATAGAAGCTGGGCAGTTCAATGACAATCTCTATGGGACCAGCATTCAGTCAGTGCGGGCAGTGGCAGAGAGG GGGAAACACTGCATACTGGATGTGTCTGGCAATGCTATCAAGAGGTTGCAACAAGCACAACTTTATCCCATTGCCATTTTCATCAAACCAAAATCCATTGAAGCTCTCAT GGAGATGAACCGGAGACAGACATACGAACAGGCCAACAAGGTCTTTGACAAAGCCATGAAACTCGAGCAAGAGTTTGGAGAGTATTTTACAG ccATCGTACAAGGAGACTCTCTTGAAGAGATTTACAGCAAAATCAAACAGATCATTGAGGACCAGTCCGGGCACTACATCTGGGTCCCGTCCCCAGAGAAACTCTGA